One Deinococcus reticulitermitis genomic region harbors:
- a CDS encoding N-acetylmannosamine-6-phosphate 2-epimerase has translation MLAPALERLRARLVVSVQADDGSPLRETAHIVALSRAALLGGAGGLRLRSAQDIASVRPLTDLPIIGLTKRAHPGTAVYITATPDEVRAVAAAGADLVAFDGTDLPRPYTVAELVRAAHDAGAGAMADISTLAEARAAYAAGADIVGTTLSGYTPHSPQGPAPDFALMRALAAAGLPFIAEGRLNAPELAAQAIATGALCVVVGSAITRPDHVTRWFVDALAGQGR, from the coding sequence ATGCTCGCTCCGGCCCTCGAACGCCTCCGCGCCCGCCTCGTCGTTTCGGTACAGGCCGATGACGGCAGTCCCCTGCGCGAGACCGCGCACATCGTCGCCCTGAGCCGCGCCGCGTTGCTCGGGGGCGCCGGCGGGCTGCGGCTGCGCTCGGCGCAGGACATTGCGTCTGTGCGCCCCCTGACGGACCTCCCGATCATCGGGCTGACCAAGCGGGCGCACCCCGGCACCGCCGTCTACATCACCGCCACGCCAGACGAGGTGCGCGCGGTGGCGGCGGCGGGGGCGGACCTCGTCGCTTTCGACGGCACCGACCTGCCGCGCCCATACACCGTCGCCGAACTCGTGCGGGCGGCCCACGACGCGGGCGCGGGGGCGATGGCCGACATCAGCACGCTGGCCGAAGCGCGGGCGGCCTACGCGGCGGGCGCCGACATCGTCGGCACCACCCTGAGCGGCTACACCCCCCACAGTCCCCAGGGGCCGGCCCCCGATTTCGCCCTGATGCGCGCGCTCGCCGCCGCCGGGCTCCCGTTTATCGCCGAGGGGCGGCTGAATGCTCCCGAACTTGCGGCGCAGGCCATAGCCACCGGGGCGCTGTGCGTGGTGGTGGGAAGCGCGATCACCCGGCCCGATCACGTCACGCGCTGGTTCGTGGACGCGTTGGCGGGGCAGGGCAGGTAG
- the nagZ gene encoding beta-N-acetylhexosaminidase → MPASSSGLHPGALVMVDLPGPTLDRETAEYLRRWGVASVCLFGKNVQSAEQLQTLCADLREVLGEDALIALDHEGGAILRPEFWPFAPSAMGLGAADDPALTEAVNAALARQLRSVGINWNFAPVLDVNVNPANPVIGERAYGADPALVTRHGRAALAGHARAGVAACVKHFPGHGDTFQDSHLTLPRVDKSRAELDAGELAPFRELAPHAPAVMTAHIVYPALDAERPATLSPHVLTDLLRGEWGYAGVIVTDSMGMQAIDANYGRGEAGVLALRAGADLVMALGNRAAQEATLSAIRDYVEGEDVSPRLARLHALAAAFPAQADPHLDPQADAALLAGAWGRGLTGWRNPQPPPFGAQVRLVAHHTPQRETVSEAAADAETLARELGAAYDVELVAFERPEELDWDALRSGGVPVILATTFRHRQPGLIGARPDLHLALYNPYAVLDVDAPAVLSYGFRPEARAALLGWLRGKRGLPGKPPFAL, encoded by the coding sequence ATGCCTGCTTCCTCCTCCGGCCTCCACCCCGGCGCCCTCGTGATGGTGGACCTCCCCGGCCCAACGCTCGACCGGGAAACGGCAGAGTACCTGCGAAGGTGGGGCGTCGCGTCGGTCTGCCTGTTCGGGAAAAACGTGCAGAGTGCCGAGCAGCTCCAGACGCTGTGTGCGGACCTGCGCGAGGTCCTGGGAGAAGACGCCCTGATCGCCCTCGACCACGAGGGGGGCGCGATCCTGCGGCCCGAGTTCTGGCCGTTCGCGCCGAGCGCGATGGGCCTGGGCGCCGCGGACGACCCGGCGCTCACCGAGGCCGTGAACGCGGCGCTCGCCCGGCAACTGCGCTCGGTGGGGATCAACTGGAACTTCGCGCCGGTCCTCGATGTCAACGTGAATCCCGCCAACCCGGTGATCGGCGAGCGGGCCTACGGCGCGGACCCGGCGCTCGTGACCCGGCACGGACGGGCCGCCCTCGCCGGGCACGCGCGGGCCGGCGTGGCCGCCTGCGTGAAACATTTCCCGGGCCACGGCGACACCTTCCAGGACTCGCACCTGACGCTGCCGCGCGTGGACAAATCCCGAGCCGAGCTCGACGCCGGCGAACTCGCCCCCTTCCGCGAGCTCGCGCCCCACGCTCCCGCCGTGATGACCGCGCACATCGTGTATCCGGCCCTCGACGCCGAGCGGCCCGCCACCCTCTCGCCGCATGTCCTGACCGATCTGCTGCGCGGCGAATGGGGCTACGCCGGCGTGATCGTGACCGACAGCATGGGGATGCAGGCCATTGACGCGAATTATGGGCGGGGCGAGGCCGGCGTACTCGCGCTGCGGGCCGGCGCCGACCTCGTGATGGCGCTGGGGAACCGCGCGGCGCAGGAGGCGACGCTGAGCGCGATCCGGGACTATGTGGAGGGGGAAGACGTGAGCCCCAGGCTCGCCCGCCTGCATGCCCTCGCCGCCGCGTTTCCGGCGCAGGCAGACCCCCACCTCGACCCGCAGGCCGACGCCGCGTTGCTCGCCGGGGCCTGGGGGCGCGGGCTCACCGGCTGGCGCAATCCGCAGCCGCCCCCATTCGGCGCGCAGGTCCGGCTGGTGGCCCACCACACTCCGCAGCGCGAAACGGTGAGCGAGGCCGCCGCCGACGCGGAGACGCTCGCGCGCGAACTCGGCGCCGCCTACGACGTGGAGCTCGTCGCCTTCGAGCGGCCTGAAGAGCTCGACTGGGATGCGCTGCGCTCGGGGGGTGTGCCGGTGATCCTCGCCACCACCTTCCGGCACCGGCAGCCGGGGCTCATAGGCGCGCGGCCCGACCTGCACCTCGCGCTGTACAACCCCTACGCCGTGCTCGACGTAGACGCGCCCGCCGTGCTCAGTTACGGCTTTCGCCCGGAGGCCCGCGCCGCGCTGCTCGGCTGGCTGCGCGGGAAACGGGGGTTGCCGGGGAAACCGCCCTTCGCGCTTTAA
- a CDS encoding carboxypeptidase regulatory-like domain-containing protein, with translation MRPTLSVLPAALVTLLALTPGASAQSASTCALTPAETEGPYYTQGAPAKSNLAADTRTGTRLTVTGRVLDAKCQPVRGAVIDLWQADAQGQYDNRGFALRGKVTTDAQGRYTFTTVVPGRYPGRTEHIHVKVTPPGGRTLTTQLYLPNNANNARDRIYEKQMELQNYRLSGTQATANFTFVVAR, from the coding sequence ATGCGACCGACCCTTTCTGTCCTGCCCGCCGCCCTCGTGACCCTGCTCGCCCTGACGCCCGGAGCTTCTGCCCAGAGCGCGAGCACTTGCGCCCTCACTCCTGCCGAAACAGAAGGGCCGTATTACACCCAGGGTGCGCCGGCCAAGAGCAACCTCGCCGCCGACACGCGCACCGGCACCCGCCTGACGGTGACCGGACGGGTGCTCGACGCGAAATGTCAGCCGGTCCGGGGCGCCGTCATTGATCTCTGGCAGGCCGACGCGCAGGGCCAGTATGACAACCGGGGCTTCGCGCTGCGCGGCAAGGTCACCACCGACGCCCAGGGCCGCTACACCTTTACCACCGTCGTGCCGGGGCGCTACCCGGGCCGCACCGAGCACATCCACGTCAAGGTGACGCCGCCCGGAGGCCGCACGCTGACCACCCAGCTCTATCTGCCGAACAACGCGAACAACGCCCGCGACCGCATCTATGAAAAGCAGATGGAGTTGCAGAACTACCGGCTGAGCGGTACTCAGGCGACGGCGAATTTTACGTTCGTGGTGGCGCGGTAG
- a CDS encoding dihydroorotase produces the protein MILTITNIKRAGSEQIESVTVEHGLIKGWNLPAEGEVIDGQGGTLAPALVELHAHLREPGQTEKEDLASGLAAAAAGGYGTVVCMPNTRPVIDDPATVRALIEKAEGLGFARLKPAAALTRGQKGEALAELSYLKEAGAAMFTDDGLTNEDARVLRLGLEYAGSLGMVVSVHAEDATLRAGGVMNEGPVSEALGLPGNPAAAEAARVARDLEILAGLREQGRSARLHIQHLSTARALDLVREAKARGLPVSCEVCPHHLDLTDEALRSFDAVYKVAPPLRTRADADHLLQGLLDGSVDCLATDHAPHTRAEKERDLLEAPSGIAYIELAFPLMWTRFGERLGLEQLLDLMTAGPCRVMGWPEPSLDAGAPADLVVLDLHTERAVNPAEFKSKAKFTPWQGQTLRGWPLLTVVGGRVAYWRG, from the coding sequence ATGATCCTGACCATCACCAACATCAAACGCGCCGGCTCCGAGCAGATCGAGTCGGTGACCGTCGAACACGGCCTGATCAAAGGTTGGAACCTGCCCGCCGAGGGCGAAGTCATCGACGGCCAGGGCGGCACCCTCGCGCCCGCGCTCGTCGAACTGCACGCCCACCTGCGCGAGCCGGGGCAGACCGAGAAGGAAGACCTCGCCTCGGGCCTCGCGGCGGCGGCGGCGGGCGGCTACGGGACCGTGGTCTGCATGCCGAACACCCGCCCCGTGATCGACGATCCGGCGACGGTGCGCGCGCTGATCGAGAAGGCAGAGGGCTTAGGCTTCGCGCGTCTCAAACCGGCAGCGGCCCTCACCAGAGGCCAGAAAGGCGAAGCGCTCGCCGAGCTGAGCTACCTGAAAGAAGCCGGCGCCGCGATGTTCACCGACGACGGCCTGACCAACGAGGACGCCCGCGTGCTGCGGCTCGGCCTCGAATACGCCGGCTCGCTCGGGATGGTGGTCAGCGTGCACGCGGAGGACGCGACCTTGCGCGCGGGCGGCGTGATGAACGAGGGGCCGGTGTCCGAGGCGCTCGGCCTGCCCGGCAATCCGGCGGCGGCGGAAGCGGCCCGTGTGGCGCGCGACCTGGAGATTCTGGCGGGGCTGCGCGAGCAGGGCCGGAGCGCGCGGCTGCACATCCAGCACCTCTCGACCGCCCGCGCGCTCGACCTCGTGCGGGAGGCCAAGGCGCGCGGCCTGCCGGTGAGTTGCGAGGTCTGCCCGCACCACCTCGACCTCACCGACGAGGCGCTGCGCTCCTTCGACGCGGTGTACAAGGTGGCCCCGCCGCTGCGGACCCGGGCCGATGCCGACCATCTCCTTCAGGGCCTGCTCGACGGCTCGGTGGACTGCCTCGCCACCGACCACGCGCCGCACACGCGGGCCGAAAAGGAACGCGACCTGCTCGAAGCGCCGAGCGGCATCGCCTACATCGAGCTCGCCTTTCCGCTGATGTGGACGCGTTTCGGCGAGCGCCTGGGGCTGGAACAACTCCTTGACCTGATGACCGCCGGTCCCTGCCGCGTGATGGGCTGGCCCGAACCCTCGCTGGACGCCGGCGCCCCCGCCGACCTCGTGGTCCTCGACCTACACACCGAGCGCGCGGTCAACCCCGCCGAGTTCAAGTCCAAGGCCAAGTTCACCCCCTGGCAGGGGCAAACGCTGCGCGGCTGGCCGCTGCTGACGGTGGTGGGCGGAAGGGTGGCGTACTGGCGCGGCTGA
- a CDS encoding DUF3995 domain-containing protein, with protein MLRQAQRPVQLACLLGLVHAAFSLSWALGGRWLVETVGQGPQDLLAASPLGAGPVLGLIAVFKAAAALIPVLNAGGRMPWPRLWRAVSWVGGSFLVLYGGVNSLAALAVLAGVIQVQSPDRAGLIGHALLWDPLFFFWGLFLVQHLWLTRRPRS; from the coding sequence ATGCTCAGGCAGGCGCAGAGACCGGTCCAGCTGGCCTGCCTTCTGGGTCTCGTTCACGCCGCGTTCAGCCTCTCCTGGGCGCTCGGCGGGCGCTGGCTCGTCGAGACCGTCGGTCAGGGGCCGCAGGACCTCCTCGCCGCGAGTCCGCTCGGTGCCGGCCCGGTGCTCGGCTTAATCGCCGTGTTCAAGGCGGCGGCGGCCCTGATCCCCGTCCTCAACGCCGGGGGCCGCATGCCCTGGCCCCGACTGTGGCGCGCGGTGAGCTGGGTGGGCGGCTCCTTCCTGGTGCTGTACGGCGGCGTCAACAGTCTGGCGGCCCTGGCCGTGCTGGCTGGGGTGATTCAGGTGCAGAGCCCGGACCGGGCCGGCCTGATCGGACACGCTCTGCTCTGGGACCCGCTGTTCTTCTTCTGGGGACTGTTCCTGGTCCAGCACCTGTGGCTGACCCGCCGGCCCCGCTCCTGA
- a CDS encoding aspartate carbamoyltransferase catalytic subunit, translating into MTAAPAARLSPARPRHLLDFQDWDEGRLSALLDNADTMLQVLDRPVRKVPALQGLTVCNAFFENSTRTRTSFELAARRMSADVLTFAAGASSVSKGESLRDTIEVLTSYKVDAYIVRHHAAGAAHLVARYSGKPVINAGDGRRAHPTQALLDAYTIRQEYGSLEGKKVVIIGDVRHSRVARSNAELLPKLGAEVVLCGPATLLPEGLAALPGVTVTTDPREAVRGAHAVMALRLQQERMTGGYLASLQEYADTYQVNERLMREAESGAIVLHPGPMNRDLEISGETADGLRSRILKQVENGQAVRMSVLYHLLVGRE; encoded by the coding sequence ATGACTGCCGCGCCCGCCGCCCGCCTCAGCCCGGCCCGTCCCCGGCACCTGCTCGACTTCCAGGACTGGGACGAAGGGCGCCTGAGCGCGCTGCTCGACAACGCCGACACCATGCTCCAAGTGCTCGACCGCCCAGTGCGTAAAGTCCCGGCGCTGCAAGGGCTGACCGTCTGCAATGCGTTTTTCGAGAACTCCACCCGCACCCGCACGTCTTTCGAGCTCGCCGCCCGGCGGATGAGCGCCGACGTGCTCACCTTCGCGGCGGGCGCGTCCTCGGTGAGCAAGGGCGAGAGCCTGCGCGACACCATCGAAGTGCTGACCTCCTACAAGGTGGACGCCTATATCGTCCGGCACCACGCCGCCGGCGCCGCGCACCTCGTCGCCCGCTACTCCGGCAAGCCCGTCATCAACGCGGGCGACGGACGCCGGGCGCACCCCACCCAGGCGCTGCTCGATGCCTACACCATCCGCCAGGAATACGGCTCGCTGGAGGGCAAAAAGGTTGTCATCATCGGCGATGTCCGCCACTCGCGCGTCGCGCGCTCGAACGCCGAGCTGCTGCCCAAACTCGGCGCCGAAGTGGTGCTGTGCGGCCCCGCCACGCTGCTGCCGGAAGGCCTCGCCGCGCTGCCGGGCGTGACCGTCACGACTGATCCGCGCGAAGCGGTCCGGGGCGCCCACGCCGTCATGGCCCTGCGGCTCCAGCAGGAGCGCATGACGGGCGGTTACCTCGCCAGCTTGCAGGAATACGCCGACACCTATCAGGTCAATGAGCGGCTGATGCGGGAGGCCGAGAGCGGCGCCATCGTCCTGCACCCCGGCCCGATGAACCGCGACCTCGAAATCAGCGGCGAAACGGCAGACGGCCTGCGCAGCCGCATCCTGAAGCAGGTAGAAAACGGGCAGGCGGTGCGGATGAGCGTGCTGTATCACCTGCTGGTGGGGCGAGAGTAG